A part of Arachis hypogaea cultivar Tifrunner chromosome 12, arahy.Tifrunner.gnm2.J5K5, whole genome shotgun sequence genomic DNA contains:
- the LOC112727428 gene encoding probable auxin efflux carrier component 1b: MPAIVAKSISILSDAGLGMAMVILGLFMALQPKIIASGNTVASFAMAVRFLTGPAVMAVASIVVRLRGVLLHIAIVQGYIWDANCSSYYSSLLYFVGAVKKLRTGEE; the protein is encoded by the exons ATGCCTGCCATTGTGGCCAAATCAATATCAATTCTATCTGATGCAGGCCTTGGCATGGCCATGGTTATCCTTG GGCTATTTATGGCATTGCAACCAAAGATCATTGCCTCCGGAAACACGGTCGCTTCATTCGCTATGGCGGTTCGTTTCCTCACCGGCCCTGCAGTAATGGCTGTAGCATCAATTGTGGTAAGACTAAGGGGAGTTTTGTTGCACATTGCCATTGTAcag GGTTATATTTGGGATGCTAATTGCTCTTCCTATTACTctagtttattatattttgttGGGGCTGTGAAGAAGCTAAGGACGGGGGAGGAATGA